The segment CATGtcggaatgtgtgtgtttttaggtTTAACACAACCTTCTGACATCAGTGGTGCAGCAGTGTataacacacaaagcataatCTTAATTGCTTCCTTCATGTCAGCTCAATCCCCATTTGCTCAACGGCTCTTTCTCCTCACAGAGCAGCAGATTTTCAAGAGCTagaacacatgcacacacacacacaagcttgGTACTTGCTTTCAACATGATAAACAGAAGCACCACTGCGACTGCATATTCTATCGCAAACCGACAAATCAGAACACGGTACAGGAAAGGGTAATGGGGTCCCAAGACAACGCCCGGCAGCAAACCGCCAACGCGACGCAAGCACCAACACTATCGACAGTGACATCGCGGGCAAGTAATTACTCGCTATCTTTCACACGAGACGCCACACCGGAAGGATCCAGAACGGTTGGGCGACACGGTTTGCTGCTGTGGTTCGGAGCGACCGACACGACTGAAACACCCAGAGCGTCCCGTCTTATCGTTTGCGCTTTAGTACCTTGTCGAATGGGTACTCGAGTTGATTGGATTGGACGTACAGACGATTTCCTTGATGTATTTAGGATGCACAGTTGGATCTATATTACGCTACTGCAAGTCAAGCGATATCAGTAGAAGATCTTTCTAAGATATTTATCAACAATGCTTGTTGTTGTAATGTTGAAGTATTCCCCAGCTCAGCCGAGACACCCGGTCTTGATATCTTGGAGCAATCAAACGTCCTATTTCTCACCAAAGCGAGCTATTAACAGAAGATCTTTCCAACATATCTCCTAAACATCTCTTTAGACTTCTCCTAACTTCGTTGGAACATTACCCAATCGCACAGGAACACAAATCTTGATATCTTGGAGCAGTCAAACGTCCCATTTCTGACCTCCAAAGCAAGATGTCTCCCACACATCTTTTTAGGCTTCTCCAAAATACTTTGGGACATTCCTCAGTCACACAGAGCCACGCATCTCGCCAATGGCAATACCTTGGAGCAATCATACAACCTGTTTCTGACCACCAAGCGAAGACATTTATATGGAATCTGTTTCAAGATACGTACCAAACATTCCGAAACAGGCTACGATCTACCCCAGTCACAATTCTTAACATCTTGGAGCATTCAAACCACCCCCGATTACAGGACTTGCGAGTGAAGATATCTCACAGCACATCTTTCCAAGCTATTTCGCAAGAGTACACAGCACATtgtaacagcagcaaaagcacccCCAATCAAACCTACCTTGACAGCATGGCGGCGTCCTGCGTGCTGGGCGTCCCGTTCGACCCGAGGCTGACCGTGCCGTTCGACACGGACGCGGCGGCCGCtgcagccgccgctgccgcggACAGCGGCAGCGACGGTACAGGCGTGATCACGCCCAGGCCCTTCTTCGCCACCGGCTCGGTGCGGCTCAGTATGCTCGAGATGGAGAAGCTGGTGTAGCCCGGATTGGTCGCCGTTTTGCCGACCGTcggcgactgctgctgctgctgctgctgctgttgcgtttGATGCGATAGTTGATTGATATGCGTGTGGGTATGGTGCGGCGGATGCTGATGAGCgggatgctgatgatgctgctgctgcgcatgGTGATGTTGGTGCTGGTGTTGGCTTTCCGGCGGCGTTTTCGGCGGACTCAAGCGGGAGTCGGGACTGTGGTTGAAGCTGTTCGTGCTGGagctgttggtgctgttgatggcgctgctgttgctgctggccgcCGGGATGGCCGGCGGGATGGCCGCGGCCGGCGAGCCCACTACGTGGTAGGAACCGCAACCGTGCTGGCCGGCCGCCTGTGCCGCCGCAGCCTGGGCCgcctggtggtgcagggcggcggcggccgccgcagCCGCCACCATGGCCGAATGGTGCTGCAGCACTGCCCCGTGCCCACCGCCGTGCGGGCTCAGGTGGctctggtggtgctggtggtggttgtggtggggctgctgctgctgctgcagcgttgGCGAGTGCGTCGCTTTTAATTGTtgcggtagtggtggtggtagtgatggtggtggttgttgttgagaTGGTGCGGAGTAGCCCGACTGGTTGTGGTGTTGAGTGTCGGGCGACGAGCGCTGCTCGTCGTCACTGCCCGGCTGCCCCGGCGGCGGGCTGTCGAGCGGCCGCGGGCTCGGCTCCGGGCTCGACACAACGTTCACGTCAATGTCCACCTCGGGCGAGGACATGTTCGCTTCCAGGTTCATcactggcacacacacgcacacttcaACACGCGCGCGGCTCACTATCGGTTACGCTGTTGGAGTCTTGCAAGGCctacgagcaaaaaaaaaacacacacacacgcgcgctacGAACTCTCGTACACTTTGCAGCACGGCGCGTTACGCACGCTGCATAACTTTGGGGCGCAACGGGGAGACCAAAACTGTTCCTCTTGTCGGTGGGTCGTCTAGACTCTAACTCAGAGTCGGCCCGCGTCAATCAGCGCGTCGAGCGCAATGCCAACCTTTCAGGCGCAGGACACCAGCGACCGACGCTACGCACACACTGCTCGAACGCTGCGGCCGAACACCcctggcaaacacacacacacacgtccgcACATATGGAGCGCGCACCTACACGTATACACCTTGCCGCTTCGGCGCTCCTTCACACTGTggctcccctttttttttagctttttcttcgcttcggctcctctctctcgttcgctcgctcgctcgggtGCGCGTCTCCGGTGTGACAACAACCGCACTGCACGTCAGACTACCGACTTTCGCACCGTCGGTATGCGTCAGGAAGTTGAGGATTCACCCGGCTTCCGCACACGGTACGATGTTCTTgcacaaaacacataaaaaacacacacacaaaaaccagcTGAAAcga is part of the Anopheles gambiae chromosome X, idAnoGambNW_F1_1, whole genome shotgun sequence genome and harbors:
- the LOC1271752 gene encoding homeobox protein Hmx, which produces MNLEANMSSPEVDIDVNVVSSPEPSPRPLDSPPPGQPGSDDEQRSSPDTQHHNQSGYSAPSQQQPPPSLPPPLPQQLKATHSPTLQQQQQPHHNHHQHHQSHLSPHGGGHGAVLQHHSAMVAAAAAAAALHHQAAQAAAAQAAGQHGCGSYHVVGSPAAAIPPAIPAASSNSSAINSTNSSSTNSFNHSPDSRLSPPKTPPESQHQHQHHHAQQQHHQHPAHQHPPHHTHTHINQLSHQTQQQQQQQQQSPTVGKTATNPGYTSFSISSILSRTEPVAKKGLGVITPVPSLPLSAAAAAAAAAASVSNGTVSLGSNGTPSTQDAAMLSRLGFMSQWSAIANRYAALCPPGWPWPPTSHRMPFHSPTNDNSTNAMENQSPSLTPPPSQQSKSPSPHPAFLGGRASGCGPGGPGGMGGPGTGVGPGGPGGLGPGDDCESDDDGQEIIEEDDESDRPSDSASPNSNGSAMQAKRKKKTRTVFSRAQVFQLESTFDLKRYLSSSERAGLAASLRLTETQVKIWFQNRRNKWKRQLAAELEAANMANMAHAAQRLVRVPVLYHEGATGGFVPPPPHPHSQQLYYTTSAGRAGSPPRPPLSSLV